The Stappia sp. genome window below encodes:
- a CDS encoding M20 aminoacylase family protein, with translation MPIINRFADLAEEITEWRRDIHAHPELLYDTHRTAAVVAEKLKAFGVDEIATGIGQTGVVGVIRGKSDTSGKVIGLRADMDALPLEEITGKPYASTVPGKMHACGHDGHTAMLLGAAKYLAETRNFDGTAVVIFQPAEEGGAGAKAMIDDGLMDRFGIQEVYGMHNLPGAPVGTFHIRPGGIMAAADRLRIEIEGIGCHAAKPNEGVDTILVGSHIVQAVQSIASRNVDPLKSVVVSLTTFNAGFTDNVVPQTAVLRGTVRTLDPEVRDLAEARLKAIVPTIAEAFGARATIDYKRDYPITVNHAEQTDFAARIAREIAGADNVDTDVPPTMGGEDFSFMLEERPGAFIFAGNGDSAMLHHPAYDFNDELIPVGCSYWVKLVETAMAAD, from the coding sequence ATGCCGATCATCAACCGTTTCGCCGATCTCGCCGAGGAAATCACCGAATGGCGGCGGGACATCCACGCGCATCCGGAACTGCTCTACGACACCCACCGCACGGCCGCCGTGGTGGCGGAGAAGCTCAAGGCCTTCGGCGTCGACGAGATCGCCACCGGCATCGGCCAGACCGGCGTCGTCGGCGTGATCCGCGGCAAGAGCGACACCTCGGGCAAGGTGATCGGCCTGCGCGCCGACATGGACGCGTTGCCGCTGGAGGAGATCACGGGCAAGCCCTACGCCTCGACCGTGCCCGGCAAGATGCATGCCTGCGGCCATGACGGCCACACGGCGATGCTGCTCGGCGCGGCGAAGTATCTCGCCGAGACCCGCAACTTCGACGGCACGGCGGTGGTGATCTTCCAGCCGGCGGAGGAGGGCGGCGCCGGCGCCAAGGCGATGATCGACGACGGGCTGATGGACCGCTTCGGCATCCAGGAAGTCTACGGCATGCACAATCTGCCCGGCGCGCCGGTCGGCACCTTCCACATCCGCCCGGGCGGCATCATGGCCGCCGCCGACCGGCTGCGCATCGAGATCGAGGGCATCGGCTGCCACGCGGCCAAGCCCAACGAGGGCGTCGACACCATCCTCGTCGGCAGCCACATCGTGCAGGCCGTGCAGTCGATCGCCAGCCGCAACGTCGATCCGCTCAAGTCGGTCGTCGTGTCGCTGACCACCTTCAACGCCGGCTTCACCGACAATGTGGTGCCGCAAACGGCCGTCCTGCGCGGCACGGTGCGCACCCTCGACCCGGAGGTGCGCGACCTCGCGGAAGCCCGGCTCAAGGCCATCGTGCCGACCATCGCCGAAGCCTTCGGCGCCAGGGCGACGATCGACTACAAGCGCGACTACCCGATCACGGTAAACCACGCGGAGCAGACCGACTTCGCGGCCCGAATCGCCCGCGAGATCGCCGGCGCCGACAATGTCGACACCGACGTGCCGCCGACCATGGGCGGCGAGGACTTCTCCTTCATGCTGGAGGAGCGCCCTGGCGCCTTCATCTTCGCCGGCAACGGCGACAGCGCGATGCTCCACCACCCGGCCTACGACTTCAACGACGAGCTGATCCCCGTCGGCTGCTCCTACTGGGTGAAACTCGTCGAAACGGCGATGGCCGCCGACTGA